A stretch of Apostichopus japonicus isolate 1M-3 chromosome 9, ASM3797524v1, whole genome shotgun sequence DNA encodes these proteins:
- the LOC139973799 gene encoding angiopoietin-2-like produces the protein MFPGRKLYAIIVSAEESSSGSLYFGLQQPAYPRDCKEVSNACSSTQNTSGVYLIKPDGYPEPFEAYCNNDLDTGGWTVLQQRRSDSVNFYRSWKDFRNGFGFLGSEFWIGNEKIAVLTNQKRYQLRMDFENVAGENYYVTYEEFRISDEWGDYYISSLGTFERSDATIPEWCPANEIFSNETCERTCDDPDTCILATSRTESEQCVCVGEYLRQQEECIPLNQCNCFVADKRSVLGEGHFYINSRCTRKSTCRNNRLVEESYQCSSHATCAEKNGVRWRILR, from the exons atGTTTCCTGGACGAAAGTTGTACGCT ATAATCGTCAGTGCCGAGGAAAGTTCTTCAG GGTCTTTATACTTTGGCCTTCAACAACCTGCGTATCCGAGAGACTGCAAAGAAGTATCGAATGCATGTTCCTCTACCCAAAATACATCCGGAGTGTATcttattaaaccagatggctaTCCGGAACCATTTGAGGCTTACTGTAATAATGATCTTGAtactggtggatggacg GTATTACAGCAACGAAGATCGGATTCTGTAAATTTTTATAGAAGTTGGAAAGACTTCAGaaatggctttggctttctagggagtgagttttggatcggaaatgagaaaattgccgtcttaacaaatcaaaaacgGTACCAACTGAGGATGGACTTTGAGAACGTTGCTGGAGAAAATTACTATGTAACATACGAAGAGtttcgtatctcagatgaatgggggGATTATTATATCTCTAGTTTAGGTACATTCGAAAGATCAGATG CAACAATCCCTGAATGGTGTCcagctaatgagatatttagcaatgagacCTGTGAGAGGACTTGTGACGACCCCGATACTTGCATCTTGGCTACATCTCGCACAGAATCAGAGCAATGTGTTTGCGTCGGTGAATATCTGAGACAGCAAGAAGAATGCATCCCTCTCAACCAATGCAACTGTTTCGTTGCTGACAAAAGAAGTGTGTTAGGG GAGggccacttttacatcaattcaagatgtacacgaaaatcaacttgtaggaacaaccggcTTGTTGAggagagttaccagtgtagtagtcacgcaacctgtgctgagaagaacggtgtcc GTTGGCGAATTTTACgttaa